The Microbacterium sp. SORGH_AS_0428 genome contains the following window.
GGGCTGCTCGCCGCGGAGGCGTCGATCGCATAGGTGCCGTCGGCGGCGGACTGAGCCTGGCCGAGCACGCTGCCGGCGCCGTCGACGACGGTCACCGTCACGCCTGCGAGCCCACGGTCGTTCGCCTGTCCGGTTCCTGCGGCGTTGCCGGTGTCGAAGAAGCCGTTGCCGTTGAAGTCACGGAAGACGGTTCCACGCACCTCGTCCTGGGGTGCGGCCGATGCGGGTGCCGCGGCGGCGACGCCGGCGCCGGTGAGGGCGAGCGTCCACGCCATCGCTGCGCCGAGCAGACGCCGGCGAGCGTGTCTAGGGCGGGCAAGGGCAGTGGGCATGGCAGTCCTCCGGCGGAGTCTCGGACGGGCGTGCGAGAACAGGCGATGTCCCCCCTCGGGCAGGGAGGACATCTCAGGCTCTCGTTCGGATCGGGTGTCCAGCCGGGTGAGCCGGGTATTTCACCCGCCCTTTCACCCGCATCCGATGCCGACGCGGGCACCGGCGCTCTGCACGGTTAGTATCCGGTCATGCCTGCTTCCTCGAGGGGCCGTCTCGCGGCCGCTCTTGCTGCCCTCGCCCTGGCCGCATCCGCCCTCACCGCCTGCGCCGCTGAATCCGCGCCGCTCGAGACGGTCGCCGTGCCGGCGGATGCGCCCACGATCTCCGAGGCCGTGGCACGGGTCGCCGAAGGCGGGCTCATCCTCGTCTCACCGGGCGTCTATCCGGAGCAGGTCCTGGTCGACAAGCCGGGAGTGACCGTGCGCGGTCTCGATCGCAACGACACCGTCGTCGATGGCGAGGGGCAGCGACCCTATGGGATCGTCGCGATCGCCGACGGCGTGAGCGTCGAGAACCTGACCGTGACGGGAGCGACCTTCTACGGCGTGCTGGTCACGGGACTCCACGACGAGAACGGGCCCACGGCGCACGGCGGCGGCGGATACACGCACCTGGATCCGGAGAAGTTCCCGCCGGTGCAGCGCTTCTTGATCGATCACGTCACGGCGTACAACAACGGGCTGTACGGTCTGTACGCCTTCGACGCCCAGCACGGCGTGATCTCGAACTCGTACGCCTCCGGCTCCGCCGACAGCGGGATCTACGTCGGACAGTGCCGCGACTGCGACATCACCGTCAGAGACAACATCGCCGAGAACAACGCCGTCGGTTTCGAGAACGCGAACGCCTCCGACAGCGTGTACATCTTGGGCAACCGCTTCACCCGCAACCGCGTCGGTCTGACACTGATCTCCAACTACCAGGAGGCCTTCGTCCCGCAGTCGGGCAACACGGTCGTCGGCAACCTCGTCTCGGACAACGTCGAACCCACCTCTCCCGTGCAGGCAGACGGCGGGTTCGGGATCGGGATCGGGATCAGCGGCGGCACGAACAACGACATCCGCGACAACCGCATCACCGGCAACGCGCGGGCAGGGGTGCTGCTGGCGGGCACAGAGGATCTGCGGGCGCAGGGCAACGCCTTCACCGGCAACGCCTTCGAGTCCAACGGCGTGGACACCGCCAACATCTCCGGCCCGCGTGCGCCCGCACAGGGCAACTGCGTCGACCCGGACGCCGCCACGGTGCTGCCCGCGAGCCTCGCCGCAGACTGCGCGAGCGGCGTGGACCAGCCCGCCGCGGACTCGGCCGAGCTGCCCGCATCCGTCGCGCCGCCCGGCGTCAGCTTCCGCGCAGTGCCCCCGCCCCCGCCGCAGCCGCAGTTGCCGGACCTCGAGGCTCCCGCGCGCTCGCTCCCCGCCTCGGTGGGCACCCCCGACCTCAGCCGCTACACGCTTCCCGCGGCCGATCTGCTCGCCGCCGGGGCGCGCGGATGAGACGCCGCCTCGCTGCCGCGCTCGCGGTCGCCGCCGTCGCGGTCGCAGCCCTCACCGGCTGCGCGGCGGCGTCCTCCGAGGATTTCGCCGCCGGCAATGCGCGCCCCCTCACGAGCGAGGAGGCTCAGGATCTCGCGATCATGCGGCTGCGCAATCAGGATGCGGGCGCTCGCGCGGTCTCGTTCTCGCTCACCGAGAACGGCAGCGAAGCACGCTTCGACGGCTGGTACGACTACGCGACGGCCATCGGCTACGGACGCTGGCAGAGCGTCGATCCGCAGCTGCTGGTATGGAACGCGCGGGTCGCGGGCACGCATCCGGCTTCGCCCGCGACGCCGTCCGGCGACGAGGGCCCCGCGCCGCTGCCCATCCCCGACGCCGATCGACTCGACACCGACTGGGCCGGCGGAGCCCTGGATCCTGCCGGTTCCCGCCGTGATGCGGTGCTGTCGGTCATCGCGCAACTCGGTGCCGATCGCCCCGACAACCCGTTGCTGCTGCAGCAGGGCGGAGCGCTCTGGCTCGGCACCCGTGACGTCGACGGCGAGACGCTGACCGTCTACGCGGGGCCGGAGAGCGATCAGGTCGCCGCGACGCCCGCCGCCGATCCCGCCGCCGCGACCGTCCGCTACTGGCTCGACGACACCTCTCTCCTGCGCAGGCTCGATGTGCGCCTCGGCGGAGCCGGGGAGTGGACCACGGTCACGTTCGCGGATGCCGGCGGCGTCTCGCTGCCGGACGTGTTCACCGCCGCGACGGGGGCAGCGCCGTGAGTGAGACGCCCGCATCCGGGATCAGCCGACGGGCACTGCTGCTGGGCGGGGGCATCGGGCTCGGTGGAGCGGCCCTCGGCGCCGCTGGCGGGTGGGCGCTGGCACAGAGCCCGGCATTCGCTCCCGATGCCGCGGCGACGTCCGCGACCGCCACCGTCCCCTCGCGGGGCCGCACGCAGGCGGGCATCGCGCGTCCGGCCACGCCGCAGCGCAACGGACTGGTGGTCGTGGCCGACACCCCCGGGATCACCACGGCGGCGGGCGTGCTCGCGATGCTGGCGGCCCTCGGCGACCGCATCGACACGCTCACCGACCCGGCGTCCGCCGATCGCATCGTGCTACCCGACGGCCCCGGCGACCTCACGATCACGGTCGGCATCGGCCCTCGGCTGGTCGCCACGGTCGACGCGTCGCTTCCCGGGGCGGAGGCGCTCCCCCGCTTCGCCAGCGACGCGACGCTGTCCGAAGACATGCGCGGCGGCGACCTCCTGGTCTCGGCCTACGCATCGGATGCGGGTGCGCTGCACGCGAGCATCGCCGACGTCCTCGCCGCCGTCGGCGGCGCCGTTCGCCGGTGGACGCAGCCCTGCGTGCGAGGCGCCGGCCTGGGCACGATCGTGCGCAATCCGCTCGGCTACCACGACGGGATCATCGTGCCCCACACGGACGAGGAGCTGGACGAGAACGTCTGGATCGCCGACGGCCCCGCAGCAGGCGGGACGATCGCGGTCATCCGACGCCTGCGGCTCGACACCGCCGGTTTCGGCGCGCTCCCCGGTGAGCGTCAGGATGCGGTCGTCGGCCGCGTCCGCGCCACGGGCGACCCGCTGTCGGGCGGCGGCCCCACGGCCGAGGCGGACCTGACCGCGAAGAGTCCCGACGGCAGCTACCTCGTCCCGTCGCGCTCCCACGTACGCGCGGCTCATCCCTCGTTCACGGGCAGCCGGCTCATGCTCCGGCGCGGCTACGCGTACAGCAATGCCGCCGGTCCCGGCGAGGCCCTCGACGACGGCCTGCTGTTCATGTGTTTCCAACGCGAGCTCGACGACTTCGTGCGCACGCAGCATCGCCTCGACGAGACGGACGACCTGATGGCCTTCGCCACGCCGACCGCGTCCGCGTCGTTCCTCATCGTTCCGGGACGCACGGACGGCGCCCTCGGCGCGAGCCTGGGCCGTTGAGACTCAGAGCGGCAGGGTGCCGCGCATGACGGCGATCGCGCAGAGCAGGACGCTTGCCGCGAGGACGAGGGTCAGACCGAGCATGGCCAGGCGCACAGGGGCGCGGGAAGAGCGGGGCATAGAGGGCTCCGGGCGGTGAGGGTGCGGTGCCGTCGCAGATCGACGACGCGGCATCGGTCTCCGACGGACGAGATCGGGTGAGCAGACGCTACCTTCGGCGCCCAGCGGCCCGAACGTCCCTTCGCCGGGTTTCACCCGCCGCTTCACCCCGGCCCGCTCAGGCCGCGACGATCCCCCCGTTCAGCCCCGCGAGGGTCCCGACGACGGCGAGCGCGACGAACGAGCCGTTGAAGACGATGTGGGCGATGAGCGCCGCCCAGAATCTGCCCGTGACCAGCACGAGCACAGACGTTGCGAGCCCGAACAGTGCGATGGATGCGGCGCCTGCCGCCCCGCCGGACAGCGAACCGGTGAACTGGTGGAGCAACAGGAAGATGCCCGTGCTGATCAGGGCGGCTCCCGCGCCGGCGACCGACGGCGACCGCGTGAGGCGACGGAACACGGTGTACAGCGCGACGAGCAGGAAACCGCGGAAGAAGAACTCCTCCACGACGGGAGAGATGACCACGGGCACGACGGCGTCCACGATCCAGTCCACGCCCGACAGGCCGCCGTTGGTCGTGGACAACGCGGGCCAGAGCGCGGCGCCGCGCTCCGCCTGCTCGAACCAGCCGCTGATCAGGCGCAGGCCGAGTCCGAGGAACAGCCCGAAGAGCAGGTCCGTCGCCCGGAAGCGCAGGAGGCCGCGCGGCACCGAACGCGAGTAGGCGATCACGACAGGAACGATCATCGAGGCCCAGAGCACGATGCTGCCGACCCATCCGCCCGGGGTGCCGCCGATCAGCGTCGACGCCGCCGTCGCGATCAACAGGCCCGCGCCGAGCCCCATGAGCGCGCCGCCCACCAGCAGCCAGCTCCACCGCTGCGTCGTGGTGCCGCCCTGCAGCCAGACGCGCGGTGCGCGCGGACGCCGCCGCCGGGGACGACGCTCGGGTTCCGGCTGCTCGTCGATCTCCGCCTCGACGAGACCGAGGTTCTCGAATCGCCCCGCGCTCACCGCTGCATCCCGGCGGTGAGCGGTCCACGCTCCGTCCGCGGCGCGCTCGAAGCGCGGGGAACGATAGGCGTCGGACTCGCCGGTGCCCGGCTCGGTAGGATCGCTCACAGGGGCCAGGTTACCGGGCGGGGCCCGGCGGACAGGAGACACCGGCGATGCTCGAGGTACTGACGGTGTGCACCGGCAACATCTGCCGCTCGCCGTTCGCCGAGGTGATCCTCCGCGACGAGCTGGGGCGCACGGGCATCACGGCGGCGAGCGCCGGGGTGAAGGCACTCGTCGACCAGCCCATGACGCCCGAGGCGGCAGCGCTCGCCCACGCCTACGGCGTCCCCGAGGACCTGATCGACGCGCACCGCGCGCGCTGGTTGAACGAGAGCCATCTGCGCACGCC
Protein-coding sequences here:
- a CDS encoding Dyp-type peroxidase, encoding MSETPASGISRRALLLGGGIGLGGAALGAAGGWALAQSPAFAPDAAATSATATVPSRGRTQAGIARPATPQRNGLVVVADTPGITTAAGVLAMLAALGDRIDTLTDPASADRIVLPDGPGDLTITVGIGPRLVATVDASLPGAEALPRFASDATLSEDMRGGDLLVSAYASDAGALHASIADVLAAVGGAVRRWTQPCVRGAGLGTIVRNPLGYHDGIIVPHTDEELDENVWIADGPAAGGTIAVIRRLRLDTAGFGALPGERQDAVVGRVRATGDPLSGGGPTAEADLTAKSPDGSYLVPSRSHVRAAHPSFTGSRLMLRRGYAYSNAAGPGEALDDGLLFMCFQRELDDFVRTQHRLDETDDLMAFATPTASASFLIVPGRTDGALGASLGR
- a CDS encoding right-handed parallel beta-helix repeat-containing protein; its protein translation is MPASSRGRLAAALAALALAASALTACAAESAPLETVAVPADAPTISEAVARVAEGGLILVSPGVYPEQVLVDKPGVTVRGLDRNDTVVDGEGQRPYGIVAIADGVSVENLTVTGATFYGVLVTGLHDENGPTAHGGGGYTHLDPEKFPPVQRFLIDHVTAYNNGLYGLYAFDAQHGVISNSYASGSADSGIYVGQCRDCDITVRDNIAENNAVGFENANASDSVYILGNRFTRNRVGLTLISNYQEAFVPQSGNTVVGNLVSDNVEPTSPVQADGGFGIGIGISGGTNNDIRDNRITGNARAGVLLAGTEDLRAQGNAFTGNAFESNGVDTANISGPRAPAQGNCVDPDAATVLPASLAADCASGVDQPAADSAELPASVAPPGVSFRAVPPPPPQPQLPDLEAPARSLPASVGTPDLSRYTLPAADLLAAGARG
- a CDS encoding CPBP family intramembrane glutamic endopeptidase, producing MSDPTEPGTGESDAYRSPRFERAADGAWTAHRRDAAVSAGRFENLGLVEAEIDEQPEPERRPRRRRPRAPRVWLQGGTTTQRWSWLLVGGALMGLGAGLLIATAASTLIGGTPGGWVGSIVLWASMIVPVVIAYSRSVPRGLLRFRATDLLFGLFLGLGLRLISGWFEQAERGAALWPALSTTNGGLSGVDWIVDAVVPVVISPVVEEFFFRGFLLVALYTVFRRLTRSPSVAGAGAALISTGIFLLLHQFTGSLSGGAAGAASIALFGLATSVLVLVTGRFWAALIAHIVFNGSFVALAVVGTLAGLNGGIVAA